The Castanea sativa cultivar Marrone di Chiusa Pesio chromosome 11, ASM4071231v1 genome contains a region encoding:
- the LOC142617824 gene encoding 14 kDa proline-rich protein DC2.15-like, giving the protein MASKAIATMAFLLSLNLLFFTMVTSANVACPPPSKTPKHTPQHSQPNLPTNKPATCPKDTLKLGVCANLLNDLVHIVVGTPPKTPCCSLIQGLVDLEAAVCLCTAIKANVLGINLNVPLSLSLLLNYCGKNVPKGFQCA; this is encoded by the coding sequence ATGGCTTCCAAGGCTATTGCAACCATGGCTTTTCTACTCTCTCTCAACCTTCTCTTTTTCACAATGGTCACTTCAGCTAATGTCGCTTGCCCACCACCATCAAAGACTCCAAAACACACTCCACAACACTCACAACCCAACCTTCCTACTAATAAGCCAGCCACTTGCCCCAAGGACACCCTTAAGCTAGGGGTGTGTGCTAACTTGTTGAATGACTTGGTGCACATTGTTGTGGGAACCCCACCAAAGACCCCTTGCTGCAGCCTCATCCAAGGTCTTGTAGATCTTGAGGCTGCTGTTTGTCTCTGCACTGCTATCAAGGCCAATGTTCTAGGCATCAATCTTAATGTCCCCCTCTCTTTGAGCTTGCTATTGAATTATTGTGGAAAGAATGTACCAAAAGGCTTCCAATGTGCTTAA